TCAATACTAAAGTCACTTATAGTATTAAATAAAGATAAAATATCTCCTAATATAAAAAAAATTTGTATATCACAAGTTAAATCACAGATAACGAAAATATTAAAACGCTATCATCGAATGCTTAAAATTTATTGGGCAATAAACATTAAGAATCAAAATTACAAAGAATCATGTGGAGCCAATGGGTATTCAGCAAGTGACATCTACAGTATAGTAATCAAGCTATTAGAAAATGATGGCTATACAAGAGTATGCAAAAGAACAATTGCAAGAGATATTAAACTCTTAAATGAAATGGGACTATTGGAATCTAAAATTCGAAGACTTGGAAAGAACAAGGGAAGCATTTCTCATTATAGACAAAACATGGAACTTGCACATTTGCACAAAGAAATAATTTTAGAGTATTTAAAAGAATTACTTAAAGAAAATCTGAAAGACAAAATAATTATTGGTAATTTCGATAAAGATGCTGACAATACAGAATTTAATTATACAAATCTTGAAAAATTCGGAATACTAGCTAAGGTAAGTAAAAAAAATAGGACATCTAACTCAAGTGATGGTAATAAAATAACACCAATGTCACGTGTAATCGGATCTTGTGTATTTAATGAAGCTAACATAAGCAATAATAAGAATTCTAAAGAATTGCTTCTTAAGAAGACTAATTTAAGTAAACTAAAAAAAGAAGAGTGTAGATTTAAAAGGAGTGATGTAGAGACAAGGCTCATTTGTGAACATAAAATCAATAAAAATTATCTAAACCAAATAAAAAAATACAGTAACAACGATGCAACATACATCAATGCCCTAATCAATCTAGAGACTGCAATAGATGAGTACCAAAGTGAATATTACATCGAAGATATTTTAGAACATTTCTTAAAGCAGTTTGGTAATAGGTACAAGTATAAGATTTGGATGATGATGAGGCGTAGTGACGGTGTTATTAGCGATTATGCTGTTATTTGGGAAGGCAGGTTTAGGGATTGGTATCCCAATAAGTACAAGAGTCCTTGTGCGGTTAAAGCGACTTATGGAGATAATTTACGAATAGGAATTAAAAAAGCATCTGTTATTAAGGAGAAAAGGGCTAAAGAGCAGTTAAATGTAGAAGAATTAAAAGAAAAAGAGATAGAAAAAGCAAAAGAAAGAGAAGAGCAACGAAAACGAGAAGCTGCTAGTCTGCAAAAATATTTAACTGGTTTATTTGAAAGAGAATCAAAAGAAAGAGAAGAGCGACTTAAAAAGGCTAGAGAAGAAGAATTGAATTTAAAAAAGAAAGCTAGAGAAAGCATGCTTGCTAGTTTGGAAAGGAGTAAGGAAAGGTGTGTTGGGTTGGATATATCAAATAATGGGAAGGATAACATGATATGTGCTAGTTCAAATGAGGAGGATATGGTTAAATTTGCAATTAGAGATGAGTTTGGAGGATTTAAAACTACTAAGGGGCTGGGTATGGTGAATTTGGGAATAATGATTGAAGATGTAGGCCACAATGAGAATTTAAAAGAAAAGGAGAGTAAATGAGATTTAATTTGAAATATTTAGTAAAAAGGTTATATAAAAAGGCATAGATTTTGGAATACGTACATGAGCCGTGAAGTACAATCTAAGAGTACAGATAAGAAAATAATTAACTTTCCAATACTTAGTTCTGAAGATATTGACTATGAGTATGTATATGCATATCTTAAGGATTGGGTAGGAAAGAAACATAGAGCTGGTCATGGAATTATAATTAATAGAGTTGGTGATAATTATGAATGTGAAACAATCCAAGGTGCTTTGATGAGTAATATTTTGGATATGATTTTTGAGGATTATAATGAATTATTGCTTGGTGGTTTAGAAAGGGAGTCT
This genomic stretch from Borrelia coriaceae harbors:
- a CDS encoding plasmid maintenance protein; amino-acid sequence: MNSVTKDKKNINSNNTKSQIQSILKSLIVLNKDKISPNIKKICISQVKSQITKILKRYHRMLKIYWAINIKNQNYKESCGANGYSASDIYSIVIKLLENDGYTRVCKRTIARDIKLLNEMGLLESKIRRLGKNKGSISHYRQNMELAHLHKEIILEYLKELLKENLKDKIIIGNFDKDADNTEFNYTNLEKFGILAKVSKKNRTSNSSDGNKITPMSRVIGSCVFNEANISNNKNSKELLLKKTNLSKLKKEECRFKRSDVETRLICEHKINKNYLNQIKKYSNNDATYINALINLETAIDEYQSEYYIEDILEHFLKQFGNRYKYKIWMMMRRSDGVISDYAVIWEGRFRDWYPNKYKSPCAVKATYGDNLRIGIKKASVIKEKRAKEQLNVEELKEKEIEKAKEREEQRKREAASLQKYLTGLFERESKEREERLKKAREEELNLKKKARESMLASLERSKERCVGLDISNNGKDNMICASSNEEDMVKFAIRDEFGGFKTTKGLGMVNLGIMIEDVGHNENLKEKESK